The Candidatus Synechococcus calcipolaris G9 nucleotide sequence TTTTGGCAATGGCAAGGGCCTCGGCACTGGCATCCACCCCATGGATGTGGGACTGGGGTAATTGTTGACCTAAACCCAGGGCGATCGCCCCGGAACCCGTACCTAAATCCAGCCAATGTCCAGTGGTAGGCACATGGCGATCGCGGGTGAGTTGAAGGGCCAAGTCAATTAATTCTTCCGTTTCCGGGCGCGGGATCAGAACTGCTGGTGTAACCTCTAAAATCAAATCACGCCAATGGGCAACCCCCAACAAATATTGCAGGGGTACGGCCTCCTGCCAACGGCGTTCCCATAGCTGACCCAGTTCATCTAGGGAGAGTTTGCTGTGAATATCGCCCTGATGCCAATAGGTTTCTAGGCGCAGATCTAGGCGATTGATATTGGTCACTAGGGTGATCAGATGGGTAAGTTCCTGGAGTCCATCGGGGCGATCGCTGGCAGGAATGATCATTTGCGCCCATTGCAACCATTGCCCTAGATCATCACCAGAGCATTGAAAGGGGAAGTCTGGGTTATCTATCAGAATGTTCAATTTGCTATTGGAGCTAATGGATTTGCACAGATGCCTGAAATTTTTAGGGTTTTTTCACATTGTCTTGTTTTCTGGAGTCAGTCGTATCACAATAGCGGTAGAGATTTCCCTTATATTTCCGAGAATGAGCTAATCTTAGCCATTTCTGGCGGATTCCCTGCCTTGATTCCAAGGTATAAAGGATTTAAGAATACGTCAAAGACTTAGGAATACGTCAACTCACCTTACCACTAGGCAACTGTGACAGATTTAGGGCAACAGGTTAAATACCTCCAGGAACAACTCCGTATTGCTCAAAACCGGGCAGCCGAGTGGCAAAAACGATATGAAGTAGAAGCTCAACAGCGGCGGCAAGATGCGGAATTACACCGTCAAACCTTGCTCAATTCTAAGTCGTCTGCTCCGAACTATTCTGCCAATAGATTAACCCTCCCCCCTTCGGCTTCAGAGTCTGGGGAACGGGCGATCGCCGATGGAGTAGCCAATGAAATTCAAGCGCAAGTCCTAGGGGAAACGGATCCGGTCACATTGCAGGCCCAATTGATTCAAGCCCTACTGGACAATCAACGCCTCACTCAGGCCCTAGAAAGCGAACGGGCCAGTCATGCCAAAACCCGTCAAAGCTTGACTACGGCCCTAGGGGATACGATCGAAACCCTCCAGCAACGTCGCCGTTTGCGTCCCCCTAAAAGCCCATAACGGCGGCAACGTTTTCAGACTGGGCAGAAATATGACGATGGAAGCGATCGCTGTGTTGATCTAGGGCGGTGTCTGGATCCTTGAGGCCATTGCCGGTTAAGACACAGACAATCGTGGAGCGGGGAGGAACCTGATCCCGTAACTTTAGGAGACCCGCCACCGATGCCGCACTGGCCGGTTCACAGAAAATGCCCTCTTCACCAGCTAACAGGCGATAGGCTGCTAAAATCTCGGCATCACTCACCCCATGAAATTCTCCTTGGCTGGCCTGTTTCACGGCGATCGCCCGCTCCCAATTTGCTGGATTGCCAATGCGAATGGCCGTCGCAACGGTTTCTGGATGGGGAATAATTTCTCCCCGTACCAGGGGAGCCGAGCCAGCGGCCTGAAACCCCATCATCCGAGGCAGGCGATCGCAGCGATCCTGTTCCCGATACTGACAAAATCCCATCCAATAGGCGGTAATATTTCCGGCATTGCCCATGGGAATACAGAGCCAGTGGGGAGCATTGCCCAGGGTATCCACCACTTCAAACGCCGCTGTTTTTTGACCCTCTAGGCGGTAGGGGTTCACGGAATTGACCAGCGTCACCGGGTAGCGATCGGCCATCACGCGGACAATGTCTAGGGCCTGATCAAAATTGCCATCAATGGCGATCACTTCCGCCCCATAGAGCAAGGCCTGGGCTAGTTTTCCTTGGGCAACATACCCTTCCGGAATGAGCACATAGGCCCGTAGGCCGGCCCGACAGGCATAGGCCGCCGCTGAGGCCGATGTATTACCCGTACTGGCACAAATGACCGCCTTTGCCCCCGCTTCCTTGGCCTTGGAAATGGCCAGGGTCATGCCCCGATCCTTGAAACTACCCGTGGGATTGAGGCCATCGTACTTGACGTAGACCTGAACATCTCGACCAATGGCCGCCGAAATTTTAGGCACAGGGATGAGGGGCGTATTTCCCTCATTCAGCGTCACAATCGGGGTTTCAGCCGTGACGGGTAAAAAATCTCGATAGGTATGAATCAGGCCATGCCAGGCAGGGCGAATGGGAGCAGAAACAGTCAGTGCCACAGTATCTTCTTAATTTATCTTCTTGATTTACTGTATCTTTTTGAGGTATTCAGGAACGGGTTAACCCACCTTTTTCCAGGTAGTTATTAGTTTAACTTGTGGGGGGCTAGTCTCCCATTCTCAAGAGGATCCCCGTTCCTAGAACCATAGCTGTTATTTTTTCAGGTCATTCAGATTCAATAGAAAGGGGACACCGCTGCCCTCTCCCCCCATAACTAACACATTGGGAACCTTAGCACCACCCTCACGCCAGGCCTGAATGGCTTCTTTTTGCAAGACCAATTGCCCTCCAGCACTTTTTAGAGTTTCCGCCAAGAGTCGTTGGGCCTCCGCCTTACCTTGGGCGCGATTGATTTCAGCTTGGGCCTCCTGGGAGGCTTCCTGGGCAATATAGACCGCCCGTTGGGCCCGCTGCTCGGCAATTTGCTTATCTTCAACGGCCTTGGAGAATTCATGGGAAAACTCCAGGTTGACCACACTGGTATCCATGACAATAATGCTGTATTTCGCCAGTCGTTGCCCTAGGGCCGCATCAAAATCGTTCTTGAGTTCATCTCGCTTGGTAATGGCTTCTTCGGCAGTGCGCCGGGCAGCGGCAATTTTGAAGGCTTCCTGGGTTTGGGGGGCGATAATTTTCGTGACAATATTGGACAAGGAACCCTGGGTGCGGCGAACTTGGACGATTTCCAAGGGATCCAGGCGAAAATTAATGGCAAAGCTGGCAGAAATATCCTGTAAATCCTTGGTGGCACTTTCCGCGGGAACTTCAAATTTCTGGACGGTGACATCGTAGAGATTGACGGTGGAGATAAAGGGCGGCTTCCAATGTAAACCTTCTAGGAGTGGGCCATCCTGGGCCTTGCCAAGAACCTGAAGGACTCCCACTTCCCCCGGATTAATAATCACTACGGAGTTGAAAATTAATAGAAAGGTGAGAAAGGCAACGATCGCAACGATGGAACTGAAAAGATTTTTCACAATGGGGGTTTTGACTCCTGGCTAGGTATCCGTAGGGAAAATTAAATTATGGTGGCGTGATAAATTCACTCAAAAGTTGAGAGGGTGCATCATCACTCCAAGACAATTGTAAATTGAGTAGGGCCGAGGCCAGGGTATCTTGCTTGAGGGGGCCCCAATTCAAAATCTTGAGAATACGCTTCAGTTGGGCCGCAACTTCTGCCCCATGCACCGTAAAATCTTCGTCGGGCAGGGCCGGAAACCAATCGAGCGCTCCCTGTTGGTTGGCCCACTGGCGTTGGATGGGGGAAATATGATTATCGTAGCGATCGATGATCACGATACGCATTTTCGCGTGGGTTGCC carries:
- the thrC gene encoding threonine synthase encodes the protein MALTVSAPIRPAWHGLIHTYRDFLPVTAETPIVTLNEGNTPLIPVPKISAAIGRDVQVYVKYDGLNPTGSFKDRGMTLAISKAKEAGAKAVICASTGNTSASAAAYACRAGLRAYVLIPEGYVAQGKLAQALLYGAEVIAIDGNFDQALDIVRVMADRYPVTLVNSVNPYRLEGQKTAAFEVVDTLGNAPHWLCIPMGNAGNITAYWMGFCQYREQDRCDRLPRMMGFQAAGSAPLVRGEIIPHPETVATAIRIGNPANWERAIAVKQASQGEFHGVSDAEILAAYRLLAGEEGIFCEPASAASVAGLLKLRDQVPPRSTIVCVLTGNGLKDPDTALDQHSDRFHRHISAQSENVAAVMGF
- a CDS encoding prohibitin family protein, which encodes MKNLFSSIVAIVAFLTFLLIFNSVVIINPGEVGVLQVLGKAQDGPLLEGLHWKPPFISTVNLYDVTVQKFEVPAESATKDLQDISASFAINFRLDPLEIVQVRRTQGSLSNIVTKIIAPQTQEAFKIAAARRTAEEAITKRDELKNDFDAALGQRLAKYSIIVMDTSVVNLEFSHEFSKAVEDKQIAEQRAQRAVYIAQEASQEAQAEINRAQGKAEAQRLLAETLKSAGGQLVLQKEAIQAWREGGAKVPNVLVMGGEGSGVPFLLNLNDLKK
- the prmC gene encoding peptide chain release factor N(5)-glutamine methyltransferase; this encodes MNILIDNPDFPFQCSGDDLGQWLQWAQMIIPASDRPDGLQELTHLITLVTNINRLDLRLETYWHQGDIHSKLSLDELGQLWERRWQEAVPLQYLLGVAHWRDLILEVTPAVLIPRPETEELIDLALQLTRDRHVPTTGHWLDLGTGSGAIALGLGQQLPQSHIHGVDASAEALAIAKTNIHRYGLQERITLYHGSWFQPLSHVRGKIEVIVSNPPYIPSSMIDHLQPEVKNHEPRLALDGGTDGLMAIKTLAIAAPDYLKPGGWLLMELMAGQGDRVISFLESLGQYSSLAIAADMNQIPRFLMAQTIA